The following proteins are co-located in the Pyricularia oryzae 70-15 chromosome 1, whole genome shotgun sequence genome:
- a CDS encoding phosphotransferase enzyme family protein — MASTFDYPAPPLPYYCDPQDLPGPLPTLEEIHGAEKVLPCMWSPEVKRIVVVRDLFVVKYGATPLYVDGNEGQALLVLRGVPTVPKLYAMYHQHGKLYLVMQHLPGTSLDGIWGGMSEGEKTDVIRQLRDILTTVRSLSPPPVFGSVACGPVAQRFFKTPRKDSAITGPFADEAAFHAAMGLNVEDEFLTRHLPLAMGRHKRVLTHGDLQRKNILAVEAPPLSIHGQLGGCGDNNSYNTEPRRFIISGIVDWEEAGWMPSYWEFASIFMYANWSDDWTYRFDQIVDAYVAEGSILMVVRRHFDGF; from the coding sequence ATGGCGTCGACATTCGACTATCCAGCGCCTCCCCTTCCTTACTACTGCGACCCGCAAGACCTCCCTGGCCCGCTTCCGACGCTCGAAGAGATCCATGGAGCAGAAAAGGTGCTGCCATGCATGTGGTCGCCAGAGGTCAAGCGGATAGTTGTCGTGAGAGACCTGTTTGTCGTCAAGTATGGCGCCACACCGCTTTATGTTGACGGCAACGAAGGCCAAGCGCTACTGGTGCTCCGTGGGGTGCCGACCGTCCCAAAGCTGTACGCCATGTACCACCAGCATGGCAAGCTTTACTTGGTAATGCAGCATCTGCCTGGCACCTCCCTCGACGGTATCTGGGGAGGTATGTCGGAAGGCGAAAAGACAGATGTTATCCGCCAGCTCCGCGATATTTTAACCACTGTACGCAGCCTTTCACCGCCTCCAGTCTTTGGTAGTGTTGCCTGTGGTCCCGTGGCGCAACGCTTCTTCAAGACGCCGAGAAAGGACTCGGCCATCACGGGTCCCTTCGCCGACGAGGCCGCATTCCATGCCGCCATGGGGCTGAACGTAGAGGACGAGTTCCTCACGCGGCACCTCCCCCTTGCCATGGGCCGCCACAAACGAGTCCTGACGCACGGAGACCTCCAGCGGAAAAACATACTAGCCGTCGAAGCCCCGCCGCTATCTATTCACGGCCAGCTTGGCGGTTGTGGTGATAATAACAGCTACAACACAGAGCCGAGGCGGTTTATTATCAGTGGCATAGTCGACTGGGAGGAGGCTGGCTGGATGCCGAGCTACTGGGAATTCGCGTCGATATTCATGTATGCAAACTGGAGCGATGATTGGACCTATAGGTTTGACCAAATTGTCGACGCATATGTCGCAGAGGGGTCTATCTTGATGGTTGTACGCCGGCACTTTGACGGTTTCTAG